A window from Chitinophaga filiformis encodes these proteins:
- a CDS encoding helix-turn-helix domain-containing protein — protein sequence MNEQTPLKQITYSCYYNQTREGEQFVPEHVFSYQLSGKLTMTDGEKQYTFQEGDFRLSKRNSLIKFTKQPPVNGEYKNISVFLDQQTLRNFAAEYGYSSAQHLQTPPVMLLHSHPLLKSYIDSLQPYDALMHGNNQVLLSLKVKEAIAVLLQTNPALKDILFDLTEPGKIDLEAFMNKNFLFNVSLDRFAYLTGRSLSTFKRDFEKAFGVTPGKWLQQKRLQEAYYRIKEKGVAPSDVYIDVGFEDLSHFSFAFKKMYGMAPSRI from the coding sequence ATGAATGAGCAAACACCATTGAAACAGATCACCTATTCCTGTTATTACAACCAGACGAGAGAAGGTGAGCAATTTGTACCGGAGCATGTGTTCAGTTACCAGCTATCTGGCAAACTGACGATGACTGACGGAGAAAAACAATATACTTTCCAGGAGGGTGATTTCAGGTTAAGCAAGAGGAACAGCCTGATAAAATTCACCAAACAACCTCCGGTAAATGGTGAATATAAAAACATCTCTGTTTTCCTCGATCAGCAAACGCTCAGGAATTTTGCTGCCGAGTATGGGTATAGTTCAGCCCAACACCTGCAAACCCCACCGGTCATGCTGCTACATTCCCATCCCCTGCTTAAAAGTTATATAGACTCTTTACAGCCTTATGATGCACTGATGCATGGTAACAACCAGGTGCTGCTGTCGCTGAAGGTAAAAGAAGCGATCGCCGTGCTGCTGCAAACAAATCCGGCCTTAAAAGACATCCTGTTTGATCTTACAGAACCCGGGAAGATCGATCTGGAAGCGTTTATGAACAAGAATTTTCTGTTTAATGTGTCGCTCGACAGATTTGCTTATTTAACTGGTAGAAGTCTTTCGACATTTAAGCGGGATTTTGAAAAAGCATTCGGTGTTACTCCCGGCAAATGGTTACAACAAAAGAGATTGCAGGAAGCGTATTACCGGATCAAGGAAAAAGGTGTAGCCCCTTCTGATGTGTATATAGATGTCGGATTTGAAGATCTCTCCCACTTCTCCTTTGCGTTCAAGAAAATGTACGGAATGGCCCCCAGCCGGATCTAA
- a CDS encoding arsenate reductase ArsC, with amino-acid sequence MKKILVLCTGNSCRSQLAEGYLRHFAGDKAVVYSAGVETHGVNPKAVAVMAEDGIDISGHTSNNVSEYRDINFDYVITVCDNAKERCPVFPSSAIQFHENFPDPAKATGTPEQIMDAFRNVREQIKTYSRQFVANNL; translated from the coding sequence TGAAGAAAATACTCGTGCTCTGTACCGGCAACAGCTGCCGCAGCCAACTGGCCGAAGGATATTTAAGACATTTTGCAGGCGACAAAGCCGTTGTTTACAGTGCAGGTGTGGAAACACACGGCGTAAACCCTAAAGCAGTTGCCGTGATGGCCGAAGACGGGATTGACATTTCCGGTCATACTTCCAATAATGTCAGCGAGTACAGGGATATCAATTTTGACTATGTCATTACCGTATGCGATAATGCAAAAGAACGCTGTCCTGTTTTTCCATCATCCGCAATACAATTTCACGAAAACTTTCCCGACCCTGCAAAAGCAACAGGAACACCGGAGCAGATCATGGATGCATTCCGTAATGTGCGCGAGCAGATCAAGACTTATTCCAGGCAATTTGTAGCAAATAATCTGTAA
- a CDS encoding ArsO family NAD(P)H-dependent flavin-containing monooxygenase — protein sequence MSQDNVYDVIVIGGGQSALAVAYYLRRTTLRYVLLDKEKEAGGSWQHVWDSLTLFSPAQWSSLPGIIMTGGSDKYPTKNETLQYLRDYESKYQFPVIRPVEVLDVSKENDLFLLSTNQGTYVAKAVISATGSYSHPVIPDITGKALFKGTIIHSADYRGPAAFAGKRVVVAGEGNSGAQILAEVSKVADVLWTTRNTPSFLPDHVDGRYLFDAATALYKARQEGKNYQPPSLGHIVQVPLVRAAIERDVYHALPAFDHFYENGIGWNDGRREAVDAVIFCTGFLPALQHLASLHICQPDGKIRTHETSATDIAGLWLVGYGSWTGFASATLIGVGRTAKKTVDEVQLFLKAPLH from the coding sequence ATGAGTCAGGACAATGTATACGATGTAATTGTTATCGGCGGCGGTCAAAGTGCGCTGGCAGTAGCTTATTATTTAAGAAGGACAACGCTTCGCTATGTATTGCTTGATAAGGAAAAAGAAGCGGGAGGATCCTGGCAGCATGTATGGGATTCTCTCACCTTATTTTCGCCCGCGCAATGGAGCTCATTGCCGGGCATTATTATGACCGGCGGAAGCGACAAATATCCTACAAAAAACGAGACACTGCAATACCTGCGGGACTATGAAAGCAAGTACCAGTTTCCGGTGATACGACCGGTGGAGGTATTGGATGTCAGCAAAGAAAATGACCTGTTCCTGTTATCCACCAACCAGGGAACCTATGTTGCGAAAGCCGTTATCAGCGCTACAGGCAGCTACTCCCACCCTGTTATTCCTGATATTACTGGTAAAGCACTTTTTAAAGGGACGATCATACATTCTGCCGATTATCGCGGTCCGGCGGCATTTGCCGGTAAACGGGTCGTCGTGGCCGGTGAAGGGAATTCCGGCGCCCAGATACTGGCAGAGGTGTCTAAAGTCGCAGATGTATTATGGACGACCAGGAACACGCCTTCATTCCTTCCTGATCATGTAGATGGACGTTATCTCTTTGATGCGGCTACCGCACTCTATAAAGCCAGGCAGGAAGGTAAAAACTATCAGCCGCCCTCTCTTGGCCATATTGTACAGGTACCGCTTGTCAGAGCCGCCATTGAAAGAGATGTATATCATGCGCTACCTGCCTTTGATCATTTCTATGAGAACGGCATTGGCTGGAATGATGGCCGGCGGGAAGCCGTTGACGCGGTTATCTTCTGTACCGGTTTTCTTCCTGCATTACAGCATCTGGCATCACTGCACATCTGTCAGCCGGATGGAAAGATCCGCACACACGAAACGAGCGCCACCGATATTGCAGGGCTCTGGCTAGTCGGCTATGGTTCCTGGACAGGCTTCGCCTCTGCGACATTGATCGGCGTAGGACGTACCGCTAAAAAGACGGTTGATGAGGTGCAGCTCTTTTTAAAGGCCCCGCTTCATTGA
- a CDS encoding ImuA family protein, whose amino-acid sequence MPGVKADIISQLQKDILQMQGFRSKLTDTIPDIDLGPVNTAFPNGIFPTGAVHEFLCAAKEHAAATSGFVSVLAGNLMQRGGACIWISVARTLFPPSLMAFGIAPDRVIFIDLQRIKDALWTLEEALKCPGIAAVIAEVPELSFTQSRRLQLVVEQSKVTGFILRTSPRSINTTACVTRWKITPLPSELEGGMPGLGFPRWQVDLLKVRNGRPGSWKMEWAEGKCVVISDDVATVIVQEQQLKAG is encoded by the coding sequence ATGCCAGGAGTAAAAGCAGATATTATTTCACAATTGCAGAAGGATATCCTTCAGATGCAAGGATTCAGGTCAAAGCTGACTGACACTATACCTGATATAGACCTGGGCCCTGTCAACACGGCTTTCCCGAATGGTATTTTTCCAACAGGCGCTGTACATGAATTTCTCTGTGCAGCAAAAGAACATGCAGCTGCAACAAGCGGTTTCGTAAGCGTCCTTGCCGGCAACCTGATGCAACGCGGAGGCGCCTGCATCTGGATAAGTGTGGCCAGGACGCTTTTCCCTCCTTCCCTGATGGCCTTTGGCATAGCGCCGGACAGGGTCATTTTCATCGATCTGCAACGGATAAAAGATGCGCTCTGGACATTGGAAGAAGCGCTTAAATGCCCCGGTATTGCCGCGGTGATCGCTGAAGTACCGGAGCTCAGCTTTACACAGTCCCGCCGGCTGCAACTGGTAGTGGAACAAAGTAAGGTGACGGGTTTCATTCTCCGCACTTCTCCCAGAAGTATCAATACAACGGCATGCGTAACCCGCTGGAAGATCACGCCTTTGCCCAGCGAGCTGGAAGGAGGTATGCCGGGTCTTGGCTTTCCCCGCTGGCAGGTAGACCTGCTGAAGGTGCGCAACGGGCGTCCCGGCAGCTGGAAGATGGAATGGGCGGAAGGGAAATGTGTGGTTATTTCAGACGATGTTGCTACCGTTATTGTGCAGGAGCAGCAATTAAAAGCAGGCTGA
- a CDS encoding glycoside hydrolase family 65 protein, with product MFMMYRFVLTICLFLLSTVSFGQDKWKINAANIDAANYYGITAANGMIGIVSSPEPFKVKDVVLAGAYDLYGRGRVSNFLKSFNLLNMYLEVDGKRVDAKSVSNFQQSLDMQHGGFSTSFDYTDKASARTTYYALRHLPFTVLMDVEITAKKDITITGASVMEAPDALRDVQNYYNEIDRPHVTISLLTSSAKSPTGKLLMCASNTFLFAEPHGKEPKVIHEMWDNNMHLMKFTRSIRAGETYRYSIVGSSITSAQHDDPLNEAERMTLYAKLEGRERLISFHNKAWEDLWKSDIIIEGDAQVQQDVHSMLYHLYAFSREGTGYSLSPMGLSGLGYNGHVFWDADLWMYPALLMLHPELAKNMVEYRYKRLDAAKRNAFSHGFKGAMYPWESAESGVEETPVWALSGPFEHHITADVALAAWQYYNVTQDKAWLKEKGWPILSATADFWASRVERNGPGRYDIKNVVAADEWAENVDNNAFTNAAAKANLYAATEAAKLLGIVPDADWKNVADNIPVLKLDNGVTKEHAAYNGEGIKQADVNLLAYPLKEITANSQIKQDLDYYATRVPNEGTPAMTQAIFALLYARLGDANKAAHFFKDAYEPNLNPPFRVIAETKGGTNPYFATGAGGILQSLMMGFGGLDITSQGIRQVRSVLPAGWKSLTITGVGPDKKTYTIKQ from the coding sequence ATGTTCATGATGTACCGCTTCGTGCTCACAATTTGCCTTTTCTTATTATCCACAGTTTCTTTTGGACAGGACAAATGGAAGATCAATGCCGCGAATATTGACGCGGCCAATTACTATGGCATTACTGCCGCCAATGGCATGATCGGGATCGTATCTTCACCGGAACCCTTTAAGGTAAAAGATGTGGTGCTTGCAGGCGCTTATGACCTGTATGGCCGTGGCAGGGTGAGTAATTTCCTGAAGAGCTTCAACCTGCTGAATATGTATCTTGAGGTGGATGGTAAAAGAGTGGACGCGAAGTCGGTCAGTAACTTTCAGCAGTCGCTCGATATGCAGCACGGCGGTTTCAGCACCTCCTTCGATTATACAGATAAAGCCTCTGCCAGAACAACCTATTACGCCCTGCGTCATCTGCCTTTTACGGTGTTGATGGATGTGGAAATAACTGCTAAGAAAGACATCACCATTACCGGCGCCAGCGTGATGGAAGCGCCGGATGCACTGCGCGATGTGCAGAATTACTACAATGAAATAGACAGGCCGCATGTAACGATATCCCTGCTTACTTCTTCCGCCAAAAGCCCTACGGGCAAACTGCTCATGTGTGCCTCCAATACCTTTTTATTTGCAGAGCCCCATGGTAAGGAGCCTAAGGTCATTCATGAAATGTGGGACAATAACATGCACCTGATGAAGTTTACACGCAGCATCAGGGCTGGTGAAACTTACCGTTATTCCATCGTTGGTTCTTCTATTACGTCGGCGCAGCATGATGATCCTTTGAATGAAGCCGAACGTATGACCCTCTATGCCAAACTGGAAGGAAGAGAACGGCTGATCAGCTTTCACAACAAAGCCTGGGAGGACCTATGGAAGAGCGATATAATTATTGAGGGCGATGCGCAGGTGCAACAGGACGTGCATAGCATGTTATATCATTTGTATGCGTTCAGCCGGGAAGGTACAGGATATTCTTTATCGCCCATGGGACTCTCGGGACTGGGTTATAACGGCCACGTTTTCTGGGATGCCGATCTGTGGATGTACCCCGCATTGTTAATGCTGCATCCTGAGCTGGCGAAGAACATGGTAGAGTATCGTTACAAAAGACTTGATGCGGCAAAACGCAATGCATTTTCGCACGGCTTTAAAGGAGCGATGTACCCATGGGAAAGTGCAGAAAGCGGTGTAGAAGAAACACCGGTCTGGGCGCTCAGTGGTCCGTTTGAACACCATATCACTGCGGATGTGGCCCTGGCGGCATGGCAATATTATAACGTAACGCAGGACAAAGCATGGCTGAAAGAAAAGGGCTGGCCGATACTATCCGCAACGGCAGATTTCTGGGCAAGCCGTGTAGAGCGGAATGGCCCCGGCAGATATGACATTAAAAACGTAGTGGCGGCAGATGAATGGGCAGAGAATGTTGACAATAACGCATTCACCAACGCTGCTGCAAAAGCGAATCTTTATGCTGCCACCGAAGCTGCGAAACTCCTGGGTATTGTACCTGATGCTGACTGGAAAAACGTTGCAGACAATATTCCTGTTTTAAAGCTTGACAATGGTGTAACGAAAGAGCATGCAGCCTATAACGGAGAAGGTATAAAACAGGCGGATGTAAACCTGCTGGCATATCCGCTAAAGGAAATTACAGCGAACTCACAGATAAAGCAGGACCTGGATTATTACGCCACGCGTGTGCCTAACGAAGGTACTCCTGCCATGACACAGGCTATTTTTGCTTTACTGTATGCAAGGCTTGGTGATGCAAACAAAGCAGCTCACTTTTTTAAAGATGCTTATGAGCCTAACCTGAATCCGCCCTTCAGGGTGATTGCAGAAACCAAGGGCGGCACCAATCCATATTTTGCTACCGGCGCCGGCGGCATCCTGCAAAGCTTAATGATGGGCTTTGGCGGACTTGACATTACTTCCCAGGGCATCAGGCAAGTGAGATCCGTTTTACCTGCTGGCTGGAAAAGCCTGACTATAACGGGCGTGGGGCCGGATAAGAAGACTTATACTATAAAACAATAA
- a CDS encoding oxidoreductase, which produces MAKVWFITGSARGLGRSLTAAVLAKGDVVAATARNPSQLDDFVQQYGDHIFPVQLDVTDYKQVHQAVAATIAHFGRIDVLVNNAGFGIVGAAEAFTDEQVRSQFETNLYAPVEITRAVLPYMRKQRSGRILQVSSVGGRITSIGLSIYQSAKWGLSGFSEALAKEVAPLGIKVTSVEPGGFRTDWAGASMSAAPHVEGYESTVDSRAAIFKNNQFIPKGNPDKAAKVLVELADHPEPPVHLVLGSDATNLLKQADAARREELDKWLSISESTDEDNTK; this is translated from the coding sequence ATGGCTAAAGTTTGGTTTATTACAGGCAGTGCAAGAGGATTAGGCAGGAGTTTAACTGCAGCAGTGCTGGCAAAAGGAGATGTAGTGGCAGCGACTGCAAGGAATCCTTCACAACTCGATGATTTTGTACAGCAATACGGCGATCATATCTTTCCCGTTCAGCTGGACGTAACAGATTATAAGCAGGTACATCAGGCGGTAGCGGCTACTATCGCACATTTCGGCCGTATTGATGTGCTGGTGAACAATGCAGGATTCGGCATCGTGGGCGCTGCTGAAGCATTTACAGATGAACAGGTACGCAGCCAGTTTGAAACAAACCTCTATGCACCGGTAGAAATTACAAGAGCTGTACTTCCGTATATGAGAAAACAGCGTTCCGGCAGGATATTGCAGGTTAGTTCTGTAGGCGGACGAATTACAAGTATAGGGTTAAGTATCTACCAGAGTGCCAAATGGGGATTATCCGGCTTCAGTGAAGCACTGGCAAAGGAAGTGGCGCCATTGGGCATAAAAGTGACATCCGTAGAACCGGGGGGATTTCGTACAGACTGGGCAGGAGCATCCATGAGTGCAGCGCCGCATGTAGAAGGTTATGAATCTACTGTTGACAGCAGGGCTGCTATTTTTAAGAACAATCAATTCATTCCAAAAGGCAATCCTGACAAGGCAGCTAAAGTGCTTGTAGAATTGGCAGATCATCCGGAGCCACCCGTACATCTCGTTCTAGGCAGTGACGCAACCAACCTGCTGAAACAGGCAGATGCCGCAAGACGGGAAGAACTGGATAAATGGCTTTCTATAAGTGAATCTACAGACGAGGATAATACCAAATAA
- a CDS encoding error-prone DNA polymerase yields MNYIDLQVTSNFSFLRGASHPEELVEQAAAYGYKEIAITDRNTLAGIVRAHVAAKKNNMRIIVGCRLDLMDGPSLLAYPTDKAAYSLLCRLLTKGNLRAEKGDCHLYKKDVYEHAEGMKFIAVPPDRLTSSFDFETPFKEALKEYGKHLGPQLYLAATRSYLGDDQKRIYQLSQLSSSLHIPLIATNDVHYHHSERRQLQDILTCTREKCTIYNAGFRLHQNAERYLKPITEMHRLFRQYPDAIKRTHELARACQFSLDSLKYVYPHELTTAGRTPQEELTHLAWEGARERFGEEIPEKISANILHELSFIKEMNYASYFLTVYDIVRFARSQHILCQGRGSAANSTVCYCLGITSVDPTQIDLLFERFISSARNEPPDIDVDFEHERREEVMQYIYNKYGRDRAAIVATVTQQHHKGAIRDVGKAMGLSVDTINRLSSSIWHHSDEEFSEQRVAEQGLDTRDPHLKKVMELTEQMVGFPRQLGQHTGGFVITEDKLSDLCPILNARMEGRTCIEWNKDDIDALGFLKIDVLALGMLTCIRKAFDLAKAHHQKDYTLANIPAEDPEVYKMISRADTIGVFQIESRAQQSMLPRLRPERFYDLVIEVAIVRPGPIQGGMVHPYLRRRNNEEAPDYPSEELKGILAKTLGVPLFQEQAMQIAMVAAGFSAAEADELRRSMATFKAKGIVSKFEKKLIEGMTNKGYTEEFARRIFKQLEGFGSYGFPESHAASFALLVYVSSYLKCFLPDVFACALLNSMPMGFYQPAQIVIDARKHGVEVRPVDVNHSNWDNTLEELVNNKYCALRLGFRQIRSLQQEEIEVLVSARKTPYTTVLALREAGVSQTTLERLADADAFRSLGLDRRQALWEISALGDRPIGMFSGGPSESAIEKPVALPKMTDAEHVVHDYSALSLSLKAHPVSFVREKLSMLHIRAINELESMTDGMPVMVAGLVLVRQRPGTASGICFITIEDETGHANLVVFQKLYQQFRKEILQSRLLMVQGKVQREGEVIHVVVQSCHNLTRLLHHLTAVQEEEVSASQPSAENVLFDMDEQAAQNQENTQQIRLPEARNFR; encoded by the coding sequence ATGAATTACATTGATCTGCAGGTTACCAGCAATTTCAGCTTTCTGCGAGGCGCTTCCCATCCGGAGGAACTGGTGGAGCAGGCGGCGGCCTATGGTTATAAGGAGATTGCCATCACTGACCGTAATACACTGGCTGGCATTGTGCGCGCACATGTTGCCGCCAAAAAGAATAATATGCGGATCATTGTCGGGTGCAGGCTCGATCTGATGGATGGCCCCAGCCTCCTGGCATATCCGACGGATAAAGCAGCCTATAGCCTGCTTTGCAGACTGCTGACGAAAGGAAACCTGCGTGCAGAAAAAGGCGATTGTCACCTGTATAAAAAAGACGTGTATGAGCATGCGGAAGGCATGAAATTCATTGCTGTTCCACCAGACCGGCTGACGAGCTCCTTTGATTTTGAGACACCGTTCAAAGAGGCCCTGAAGGAGTATGGCAAACACCTGGGCCCACAGCTGTACCTGGCAGCTACACGCTCCTATCTCGGGGATGACCAGAAGAGAATATACCAGCTTTCACAATTATCTTCCAGCCTGCACATCCCGCTGATCGCTACCAACGATGTACATTATCATCATTCGGAGCGGCGGCAGCTGCAGGATATACTGACCTGCACCCGTGAAAAATGTACGATCTACAATGCAGGCTTCCGGCTGCATCAGAATGCGGAAAGGTATCTGAAGCCTATCACTGAAATGCACCGCCTGTTCAGGCAATATCCTGATGCTATTAAACGCACACATGAATTAGCCCGGGCATGCCAGTTCTCACTGGACAGTTTAAAATATGTTTATCCGCATGAGCTGACCACAGCAGGACGCACACCACAGGAAGAGCTCACACATCTTGCCTGGGAAGGCGCAAGGGAGCGTTTCGGGGAAGAGATCCCCGAAAAGATCTCGGCTAATATCCTTCATGAGTTATCGTTTATCAAGGAGATGAATTATGCTTCTTATTTCCTGACAGTGTATGATATTGTGCGTTTTGCCAGAAGTCAGCACATTCTTTGCCAGGGACGCGGTTCTGCGGCTAATTCCACTGTTTGTTATTGTCTTGGTATCACATCAGTAGATCCGACACAGATAGACCTCCTGTTTGAAAGGTTCATTTCCTCTGCCCGCAATGAACCTCCTGATATTGATGTTGACTTTGAACATGAACGCAGGGAGGAAGTCATGCAATACATCTATAACAAATACGGCCGGGACCGCGCAGCAATTGTGGCCACGGTCACGCAACAGCACCATAAGGGCGCTATCAGGGACGTGGGAAAAGCGATGGGATTATCCGTAGATACCATCAACCGTTTATCATCCTCTATCTGGCATCATTCAGACGAAGAGTTCAGTGAGCAGCGTGTTGCGGAACAGGGATTAGATACAAGGGATCCTCATCTTAAGAAGGTAATGGAACTGACAGAACAGATGGTTGGTTTTCCCCGGCAACTGGGGCAGCATACCGGCGGTTTTGTTATTACGGAAGATAAATTGTCCGACCTCTGTCCTATCCTGAATGCCCGCATGGAAGGACGGACCTGTATTGAATGGAATAAGGATGATATCGATGCACTGGGCTTTCTGAAGATAGATGTACTTGCGCTGGGTATGCTGACCTGTATCAGGAAAGCATTCGATCTTGCGAAAGCGCATCATCAAAAAGATTATACGCTGGCGAATATACCAGCAGAGGACCCCGAAGTATATAAGATGATCAGCCGTGCAGATACTATTGGCGTGTTTCAGATCGAAAGCCGTGCGCAACAGTCTATGCTGCCACGTTTGAGACCTGAACGATTTTATGACCTGGTGATTGAAGTAGCTATTGTAAGACCAGGGCCTATACAGGGAGGCATGGTACATCCTTACCTGCGCAGGCGTAATAATGAAGAAGCGCCGGATTATCCTTCAGAGGAATTGAAGGGAATACTGGCGAAAACACTAGGCGTTCCTCTCTTCCAGGAACAGGCCATGCAGATCGCCATGGTAGCTGCAGGTTTCTCAGCGGCGGAAGCGGACGAATTGCGTCGCAGTATGGCTACGTTCAAGGCAAAGGGTATTGTCAGCAAGTTTGAAAAGAAACTGATCGAGGGCATGACAAACAAGGGATATACGGAAGAATTTGCACGCCGTATTTTCAAGCAGCTGGAGGGCTTTGGTAGTTATGGATTCCCGGAAAGCCATGCCGCCAGTTTCGCCTTGCTGGTATATGTGTCTTCTTATCTTAAATGTTTCTTGCCTGATGTATTTGCCTGTGCTTTACTGAATAGTATGCCGATGGGATTTTATCAGCCTGCACAGATCGTGATCGACGCCCGCAAACATGGTGTGGAAGTCAGGCCGGTAGATGTCAATCACTCGAACTGGGATAATACTTTAGAGGAATTGGTGAATAATAAATATTGTGCCTTACGACTGGGATTCCGCCAGATAAGAAGTTTACAACAGGAGGAGATCGAAGTGCTCGTATCTGCCAGGAAAACACCTTATACAACGGTACTCGCGCTGAGGGAGGCAGGCGTATCGCAAACGACCCTTGAAAGGCTGGCCGATGCCGATGCGTTCAGGTCATTGGGATTGGACCGGCGGCAGGCATTGTGGGAAATATCTGCCCTGGGCGATCGTCCTATCGGGATGTTTAGCGGCGGGCCCTCAGAAAGCGCTATTGAAAAGCCGGTAGCACTTCCGAAGATGACAGATGCCGAACATGTGGTGCATGATTACAGCGCGTTGTCCTTATCCTTAAAGGCCCATCCGGTGAGCTTTGTCAGGGAGAAACTAAGCATGCTGCATATCCGGGCTATCAATGAACTGGAAAGCATGACTGACGGTATGCCCGTAATGGTAGCGGGCCTTGTGCTGGTGCGGCAACGACCGGGAACAGCCAGCGGTATCTGTTTCATTACTATTGAAGATGAGACAGGACATGCTAATCTTGTGGTGTTTCAAAAACTCTACCAGCAATTCAGGAAAGAGATCCTGCAATCCAGGTTACTGATGGTACAAGGTAAAGTACAGCGTGAAGGAGAAGTGATACATGTTGTTGTACAAAGTTGTCACAACCTGACAAGACTATTGCATCACCTCACGGCAGTGCAGGAGGAAGAGGTAAGCGCATCACAGCCATCCGCAGAAAATGTACTTTTTGACATGGATGAACAAGCTGCTCAAAACCAGGAAAATACACAGCAGATCAGGCTTCCTGAAGCAAGGAATTTCAGGTAA
- a CDS encoding Y-family DNA polymerase has protein sequence MSRRFMSIWFRHLLTDWHVRRQPELQHKPFVLAAPVHGRMVITAASPTAEAQGISAGMPLADAKALVSSLQAFDDEPERSAQLLKALGEWCIRYTPVVGTDLPDGLLLEVSGCTHLWGGERPYLKEIITKLRAIGYDVRGAMADTIGAAWAISRYGKITPIIDSGGQREALMSLPPAALRLEAETLARLQKLGLHKIGSFIQMPGPVLRRRFGQQLLIRLGQALGYEMEVIEPLYPLPPYEERLPCLEPIRTAPGIEIAMKVLLEQLCLRLQKEGKGLRTAILKGYRVDNRMVQAEIGTSHASHNPQHLFRLFELKIPTIEPALGIELFTLEATKVEEVSSLQEALWIGNPGIKAPAVAEFLDRVSGKLGEDCIRRYLPAEHYWPERSFEMATSLDEKPATTWRTDKPRPVQLLSKPEPIEVTAPIPDYPPMLFRYKGKLHEIKKADGPERIEREWWLDGGEHRDYYNVEDADGQRYWLFRSGHYSGDQSQWFIHGFFA, from the coding sequence ATGTCCAGGCGCTTTATGTCCATATGGTTCCGTCACCTGCTGACTGACTGGCATGTACGCCGCCAGCCGGAGCTACAGCATAAACCCTTTGTGCTGGCAGCGCCCGTGCATGGGCGAATGGTGATCACGGCTGCCAGTCCCACGGCAGAAGCACAAGGTATCAGTGCCGGCATGCCGCTGGCAGATGCCAAGGCGCTCGTATCCTCCCTGCAGGCATTTGATGATGAACCTGAACGGAGCGCACAATTACTGAAAGCATTGGGTGAATGGTGCATCCGTTACACACCGGTTGTGGGAACAGACCTGCCGGATGGCCTTTTGCTGGAAGTAAGCGGCTGTACGCATCTATGGGGAGGTGAACGGCCCTATCTGAAAGAGATCATTACCAAACTACGCGCCATTGGCTATGATGTACGTGGGGCGATGGCAGACACCATAGGAGCAGCCTGGGCTATTTCCCGTTATGGAAAAATAACGCCCATTATAGACAGCGGAGGGCAGCGTGAAGCCCTGATGTCTCTGCCTCCTGCGGCTTTACGCCTGGAGGCAGAGACGCTTGCCCGTTTACAGAAACTCGGACTACATAAGATCGGTAGTTTCATACAGATGCCGGGGCCTGTATTGCGCAGGCGTTTCGGGCAGCAATTGCTGATCCGGCTTGGGCAGGCTTTGGGATATGAAATGGAGGTCATTGAACCGCTTTACCCGCTGCCGCCCTATGAAGAACGTCTACCTTGCCTGGAACCGATCCGTACGGCCCCCGGTATTGAAATAGCCATGAAAGTATTGCTGGAACAGCTTTGTCTGCGCCTGCAGAAAGAAGGGAAAGGGCTCCGTACCGCTATCCTGAAAGGCTATCGCGTAGATAACAGGATGGTGCAGGCGGAGATCGGGACCAGTCATGCTTCACACAATCCGCAGCACCTTTTTCGGTTATTTGAGCTGAAGATCCCCACTATAGAACCCGCATTGGGTATTGAACTATTTACACTGGAAGCCACAAAGGTGGAAGAGGTATCGTCCCTGCAGGAAGCCTTATGGATAGGCAATCCCGGCATAAAAGCGCCTGCAGTGGCGGAATTCCTGGACCGGGTGTCGGGCAAACTGGGGGAAGACTGCATCCGCCGTTATCTGCCGGCCGAACATTACTGGCCGGAGCGGTCGTTCGAAATGGCGACTTCTCTTGATGAAAAGCCCGCTACTACCTGGCGGACAGATAAACCACGACCGGTGCAATTGTTGTCCAAGCCGGAGCCAATTGAAGTAACGGCGCCGATACCGGATTATCCTCCCATGTTGTTCCGCTATAAAGGTAAACTGCATGAGATCAAAAAAGCGGACGGACCTGAGCGGATAGAACGTGAATGGTGGCTGGATGGCGGAGAGCACAGGGATTATTATAACGTGGAAGATGCAGACGGGCAACGTTATTGGCTGTTCCGATCGGGGCATTATTCCGGCGATCAGTCCCAATGGTTTATTCATGGTTTTTTTGCATAG